In one Drosophila pseudoobscura strain MV-25-SWS-2005 chromosome X, UCI_Dpse_MV25, whole genome shotgun sequence genomic region, the following are encoded:
- the MYPT-75D gene encoding protein phosphatase 1 regulatory subunit 12A isoform X1: MIKGILIQRKSQEDASYAKQLKMEHADLVAEMQTVESLPTHERLQLARLRRAQQLKLSRQKDKEWAKLQRAKGNTGSAAVAASGASHGHTGLMNGNGDTTHHFRHANGSGTVSGRRHISFENSVVLLEAASRNDMPEVAALLQHGITPDAANEDGLTAMHQACIDNNVQMLQLLLEYGADVDAQDSDKWTPLHAAATCGHLELVRILIRHGANLLAVNTDGNMPYDLCDDENSLDFIEGEMAQRGVTQELIDETRSSTERIMLRDLMELARTGGDLEEPDYQCATPLHIAAANGYVRVVEFLLEQHVNVDAMDKDLWTPVHAAACWGHLEVLEMLAQCGADLNVRNKDDETPSDICEDPEIRERIEQLKTEQESKRLAEAQRRRVRRSQSNNTRAQSVRRTSLRDKTLTTKKDAVEETRLRLQAQEATATEGAPASLDPLANGYGYGSSSGGGGSSHHNGEKRPSTASQNGHGHGHGTGQLLPHSKSADALDNATSITSSTSTTTATHSFQSRRPPDGRENDELLRLKGAQDGAAGEMQRATSAAAVILTDKGTAASAEAVQFQSSKEAANGKINVQVTVLVDTNSTHHQQQLQQHAMLLQQHQHQQQHAGSMDGFSAATLSNLKKQRSLSRTANVLNNFELSSNSTTTTTTSTASNPIVAAVATATATTSNGSVLGANNNNNNSTSNNNNNGGGGAVAGGGGGGGGGGSASAGGATAPISTQPLGLGPMGGGGPGSLLDFEAASPATSNSVNKFSGITGDVVSDSTSSSRKCCVLM; this comes from the exons ATGATTAAGGGTATTCTGATCCAGCGCAAGAGCCAGGAGGATGCCAGCTACGCGAAGCAGCTCAAGATGGAGCACGCCGATCTGGTGGCCGAGATGCAGACGGTGGAGAGTCTGCCCACCCACGAGCGCCTGCAGCTGGCCAGACT ACGGCGGGCCCAGCAGCTGAAGCTGTCGCGGCAGAAGGACAAGGAGTGGGCCAAGCTGCAGCGAGCCAAGGGCAATACAGGAAGCGCTGCCGTGGCAGCGAGCGGCGCCAGCCACGGGCACACGGGTCTGATGAACGGCAATGGGGACACAACGCATCATTTTCGGCATGCCAACGGCTCGGGGACGGTGAGCGGCAGGCGGCACATATCCTTCGAGAACAGCGTGGTGCTGCTGGAAGCGGCCTCGCGCAACGATATGCCAGAGGTGGCGGCCCTGCTGCAGCACGGCATCACGCCGGATGCGGCCAACGAAGACGGACTGACGGCCATGCACCAGGCGTGCATCGACAACAACGTGcagatgctgcagctgctgctcgagtACGGGGCGGATGTGGATGCCCAGGACAGTGATAAATGGACGCCGCTGCATGCGGCTGCCACCTGCGGCCATCTCGAGCTGGTGCGCATCCTCATCCGGCACGGTGCTAACCTGCTGGCCGTCAACACGGACGGCAACATGCCCTACGACCTGTGCGACGACGAGAACTCGCTGGACTTTATCGAGGGCGAGATGGCCCAGCGCGGCGTCACCCAGGAGCTGATCGACGAGACGCGCTCCTCCACGGAACGCATCATGCTGCGGGATCTCATGGAGCTGGCCCGCACTGGCGGGGATCTTGAGGAGCCGGACTATCAGTGTGCCACCCCA CTGCACATAGCCGCCGCCAATGGCTATGTGCGTGTGGTGGAGTTCCTGCTGGAGCAGCACGTCAATGTGGATGCCATGGACAAGGATCTGTGGACGCCAGTGCATGCGGCCGCCTGCTGGGGTCAT CTTGAGGTCCTTGAGATGCTCGCCCAATGCGGTGCCGATTTGAATGTCCGCAACAAAGACGATGAGACGCCCTCAG ATATCTGTGAGGATCCCGAGATCAGGGAGCGCATTGAGCAGCTGAAAACGGAGCAGGAGAGCAAACGACTGGCCGAGGCGCAACGAAGGCGCGTTCGCCGCTCTCAGAGCAACAATACCAG GGCGCAATCGGTGCGCCGGACCAGTTTGCGGGACAAAACGCTGACAACCAAAAAGGATGCCGTCGAGGAGACTCGCCTACGGCTGCAGGCCCAGGAGGCGACCGCCACAGAGGGGGCCCCTGCCTCCCTGGATCCACTGGCcaatggctatggctatggcagcagcagcggcggcggcggcagcagccaccacaacGGTGAGAAGCGCCCCTCGACGGCCAGCCAGAATGGccatggccacggccacggcacTGGCCAGCTACTGCCACACTCCAAGTCCGCCGATGCGCTGGACAACGCCACTTCGATCACttcatccacatccacaacaACCGCAACACATTCCTTCCAGTCGCGTCGTCCACCCGATGGCCGCGAAAACGACGAGCTGCTCCGCCTGAAAGGAGCCCAGGACGGTGCCGCGGGCGAGATGCAGCGCGCCACCTCAGCGGCGGCCGTCATCCTCACCGACAAGGGTACGGCGGCCAGTGCCGAGGCCGTGCAGTTTCAGTCGTCCAAAGAGGCTGCCAACGGCAAGATCAATGTCCAGGTCACCGTTCTAGTGG ACACGAACAGCacgcatcatcagcagcagctccaacaacacgcgatgctgctgcagcaacatcagcatcaacagcagcatgCTGGCAGCATGGATGGCTTCAGTGCTGCGACCTTGTCGAACTTGAAGAAGCAGCGCTCCCTCTCACGCACCGCGAATGTCCTTAACAATTTCGAACTCTCATCAAACTCCactacgactacgacaacATCCACAGCATCGAATCCCATTGTAGcggcagtagcaacagcaacagcaacaacatctaATGGTTCTGTTTTAggagccaacaacaacaataacaacagcaccagcaacaacaacaacaacggtggaggcggagcagtagcaggaggaggaggaggaggaggtggtggaggatcagcatcagcaggaggAGCAACCGCACCGATCTCCACCCAACCCCTGGGACTGGGCCCCATGGGTGGTGGCGGTCCCGGCAGCCTGCTGGACTTTGAGGCCGCATCGCCGGCAACGAGCAATTCGGTGAACAAGTTTAGCGGCATCACGGGCGACGTGGTCAGCGATAGCACCAGTTCCAGCCGTAAGTGCTGTGTCCTCATGTAG
- the MYPT-75D gene encoding protein phosphatase 1 regulatory subunit 16A isoform X2: MIKGILIQRKSQEDASYAKQLKMEHADLVAEMQTVESLPTHERLQLARLRRAQQLKLSRQKDKEWAKLQRAKGNTGSAAVAASGASHGHTGLMNGNGDTTHHFRHANGSGTVSGRRHISFENSVVLLEAASRNDMPEVAALLQHGITPDAANEDGLTAMHQACIDNNVQMLQLLLEYGADVDAQDSDKWTPLHAAATCGHLELVRILIRHGANLLAVNTDGNMPYDLCDDENSLDFIEGEMAQRGVTQELIDETRSSTERIMLRDLMELARTGGDLEEPDYQCATPLHIAAANGYVRVVEFLLEQHVNVDAMDKDLWTPVHAAACWGHLEVLEMLAQCGADLNVRNKDDETPSDICEDPEIRERIEQLKTEQESKRLAEAQRRRVRRSQSNNTRAQSVRRTSLRDKTLTTKKDAVEETRLRLQAQEATATEGAPASLDPLANGYGYGSSSGGGGSSHHNGEKRPSTASQNGHGHGHGTGQLLPHSKSADALDNATSITSSTSTTTATHSFQSRRPPDGRENDELLRLKGAQDGAAGEMQRATSAAAVILTDKGTAASAEAVQFQSSKEAANGKINVQVTVLVGANNNNNNSTSNNNNNGGGGAVAGGGGGGGGGGSASAGGATAPISTQPLGLGPMGGGGPGSLLDFEAASPATSNSVNKFSGITGDVVSDSTSSSRKCCVLM; encoded by the exons ATGATTAAGGGTATTCTGATCCAGCGCAAGAGCCAGGAGGATGCCAGCTACGCGAAGCAGCTCAAGATGGAGCACGCCGATCTGGTGGCCGAGATGCAGACGGTGGAGAGTCTGCCCACCCACGAGCGCCTGCAGCTGGCCAGACT ACGGCGGGCCCAGCAGCTGAAGCTGTCGCGGCAGAAGGACAAGGAGTGGGCCAAGCTGCAGCGAGCCAAGGGCAATACAGGAAGCGCTGCCGTGGCAGCGAGCGGCGCCAGCCACGGGCACACGGGTCTGATGAACGGCAATGGGGACACAACGCATCATTTTCGGCATGCCAACGGCTCGGGGACGGTGAGCGGCAGGCGGCACATATCCTTCGAGAACAGCGTGGTGCTGCTGGAAGCGGCCTCGCGCAACGATATGCCAGAGGTGGCGGCCCTGCTGCAGCACGGCATCACGCCGGATGCGGCCAACGAAGACGGACTGACGGCCATGCACCAGGCGTGCATCGACAACAACGTGcagatgctgcagctgctgctcgagtACGGGGCGGATGTGGATGCCCAGGACAGTGATAAATGGACGCCGCTGCATGCGGCTGCCACCTGCGGCCATCTCGAGCTGGTGCGCATCCTCATCCGGCACGGTGCTAACCTGCTGGCCGTCAACACGGACGGCAACATGCCCTACGACCTGTGCGACGACGAGAACTCGCTGGACTTTATCGAGGGCGAGATGGCCCAGCGCGGCGTCACCCAGGAGCTGATCGACGAGACGCGCTCCTCCACGGAACGCATCATGCTGCGGGATCTCATGGAGCTGGCCCGCACTGGCGGGGATCTTGAGGAGCCGGACTATCAGTGTGCCACCCCA CTGCACATAGCCGCCGCCAATGGCTATGTGCGTGTGGTGGAGTTCCTGCTGGAGCAGCACGTCAATGTGGATGCCATGGACAAGGATCTGTGGACGCCAGTGCATGCGGCCGCCTGCTGGGGTCAT CTTGAGGTCCTTGAGATGCTCGCCCAATGCGGTGCCGATTTGAATGTCCGCAACAAAGACGATGAGACGCCCTCAG ATATCTGTGAGGATCCCGAGATCAGGGAGCGCATTGAGCAGCTGAAAACGGAGCAGGAGAGCAAACGACTGGCCGAGGCGCAACGAAGGCGCGTTCGCCGCTCTCAGAGCAACAATACCAG GGCGCAATCGGTGCGCCGGACCAGTTTGCGGGACAAAACGCTGACAACCAAAAAGGATGCCGTCGAGGAGACTCGCCTACGGCTGCAGGCCCAGGAGGCGACCGCCACAGAGGGGGCCCCTGCCTCCCTGGATCCACTGGCcaatggctatggctatggcagcagcagcggcggcggcggcagcagccaccacaacGGTGAGAAGCGCCCCTCGACGGCCAGCCAGAATGGccatggccacggccacggcacTGGCCAGCTACTGCCACACTCCAAGTCCGCCGATGCGCTGGACAACGCCACTTCGATCACttcatccacatccacaacaACCGCAACACATTCCTTCCAGTCGCGTCGTCCACCCGATGGCCGCGAAAACGACGAGCTGCTCCGCCTGAAAGGAGCCCAGGACGGTGCCGCGGGCGAGATGCAGCGCGCCACCTCAGCGGCGGCCGTCATCCTCACCGACAAGGGTACGGCGGCCAGTGCCGAGGCCGTGCAGTTTCAGTCGTCCAAAGAGGCTGCCAACGGCAAGATCAATGTCCAGGTCACCGTTCTAGTGG gagccaacaacaacaataacaacagcaccagcaacaacaacaacaacggtggaggcggagcagtagcaggaggaggaggaggaggaggtggtggaggatcagcatcagcaggaggAGCAACCGCACCGATCTCCACCCAACCCCTGGGACTGGGCCCCATGGGTGGTGGCGGTCCCGGCAGCCTGCTGGACTTTGAGGCCGCATCGCCGGCAACGAGCAATTCGGTGAACAAGTTTAGCGGCATCACGGGCGACGTGGTCAGCGATAGCACCAGTTCCAGCCGTAAGTGCTGTGTCCTCATGTAG
- the LOC6900826 gene encoding uncharacterized protein: MESLVNYRYSLVAGACAAGGSFFGKLPSHLSAQKLLYFQDSAGGNFSDSSYLEFGLLRLLPLVLMVICNVCNLRCFLKALQMTEQTLTCVVLTAASNYVLSFLLGTLVYQEPLTALSGIGITLILAGLWFLCDAGAVDSRKKETEKES, translated from the exons atggAATCCTTGGTAAACTACCGCTATAGCCTAGTGGCTGGCGCTTGTGCTGCCGGGGGTAGCTTTTTTGGCAAGTTGCCCAGCCACCTGAGCGCACAGAAGCTGCTGTATTTTCAAGATTCAGCCGGAGGAAACTTTTCTGACTCGTCGTATCTGG AGTTTGGTTTGCTGCGTCTGCTGCCATTGGTCCTGATGGTGATCTGCAATGTTTGTAACCTGCGCTGTTTCCTTAAAGCGCTACAAATGACGGAGCAGACCCTAACGTGCGTTGTGCTGACTGCCGCGTCCAACTATGTGTTATCT TTTCTTTTAGGTACGCTGGTATACCAAGAGCCACTAACCGCATTGTCTGGTATTGGAATTACACTAATATTGGCTGGGCTTTGGTTTCTTTGCGATGCTGGAGCCGTGGACAGCAGgaaaaaagagacagaaaaaGAGTCATAA